One Panicum virgatum strain AP13 chromosome 3N, P.virgatum_v5, whole genome shotgun sequence DNA segment encodes these proteins:
- the LOC120664829 gene encoding RGG repeats nuclear RNA binding protein A-like isoform X1 — MATLNPFEILGADDNDDPTQLLAAAAAAKQKAEAKKQAAAAAAATGKGAQPAPAKLPTKPAPPAQAGEFGVRLVRESRSGGAPSRGGYGRGERGRGRGGRGYGQNREYGSEDANGFQGGYGAGGGARAGGEEGAQDRGPRPPYRVGGGGRRGGYRDGEFGDDSERPYRRTYERHSGTGRGFEMKREGAGRGNWGTTTDEIIAQETEEGLKLDEKAPVPEKQGALEDAPQAEENKDNKDTNEEEEKEEDKEMTLEEFEKIREEKRKALLALKTEERKVEVDKDLQSMQPLSTKKGNDEIFVKLGSDKDALKKKENAERDERAKKSLSINEFLKPADGERYYGGRGRGRGRGDRGGFRTGYGGGYRAPPAAPAIQDQSQFPSLGGK, encoded by the exons ATGGCGACCCTCAATCCCTTTGAAATCCTGGGCGCCGACGACAACGACGATCCCACGCAGCTGCTGgccgctgctgcggcagcgaagcagaaggccgaggcgaagaagcaggcggcggcggcggcggcggccacaggAAAGGGCGCGCAGCCAGCCCCCGCCAAGTTGCCAACCAAGCCTGCTCCCCCAGCCCAGGCCGGTGAGTTCGGAGTTCGGTTAG TGAGGGAGTCTCGCAGTGGTGGTGCTCCCTCTCGTGGAGGATACGGACGTGGCGAACGCGGCCGTGGCAGAGGCGGGCGAGGGTATGGCCAGAACCGTGAGTATGGCAGCGAAGATGCTAATGGGTTTCAGGGAGGATAtggtgctggaggtggtgcCAGAGCTGGAGGTGAAGAAGGTGCCCAAGACAGAGGTCCTCGGCCACCCTACCGTgtaggcggaggaggccggcggggtGGGTACCGTGATGGTGAGTTTGGCGATGACTCTGAGAGGCCATACCGGAGGACCTATGAGCGCCATAGCGGTACCGGCCGTGGGTTTGAAATGAAGCGTGAGGGTGCAGGGCGTGGGAACTGGGGAACTACCACTGATGAAATTATCGCCCA GGAAACTGAGGAAGGCCTGAAGCTGGATGAGAAGGCCCCTGTTCCAGAGAAGCAGGGTGCACTGGAGGATGCTCCACAGGCAGAGGAGAACAAGGATAACAAGGACAcaaatgaggaagaagagaaggaagAGGATAAG GAGATGACCCTGGAGGAGTTTGAGAAAATAAGGGAGGAAAAGCGGAAGGCACTTCTTGCCCTAAAGACTGAAGAGAGGAAGGTTGAAGTTGATAAGGACCTGCAGTCTATGCAGCCGCTTTCCACTAAGAAAGGAAATGACGAAATTTTCGTAAAACTG GGTTCTGATAAGGATGCtctgaagaaaaaagaaaatgctgAACGCGATGAGCGTGCTAAGAAG TCTCTGAGCATCAATGAGTTCTTGAAACCTGCTGATGGAGAAAGGTACTATGGTGGCCGAGGTCGTGGTAGGGGTCGTGGTGACCGTGGTGGCTTCAGAACAGGATATGGTGGGGGTTACCGTGCTCCACCAGCTGCTCCTGCAATTCAAGATCAATCCCAATTCCCGTCACTTGGTGGGAAGTGA
- the LOC120664829 gene encoding RGG repeats nuclear RNA binding protein A-like isoform X2 — translation MATLNPFEILGADDNDDPTQLLAAAAAAKQKAEAKKQAAAAAAATGKGAQPAPAKLPTKPAPPAQAVRESRSGGAPSRGGYGRGERGRGRGGRGYGQNREYGSEDANGFQGGYGAGGGARAGGEEGAQDRGPRPPYRVGGGGRRGGYRDGEFGDDSERPYRRTYERHSGTGRGFEMKREGAGRGNWGTTTDEIIAQETEEGLKLDEKAPVPEKQGALEDAPQAEENKDNKDTNEEEEKEEDKEMTLEEFEKIREEKRKALLALKTEERKVEVDKDLQSMQPLSTKKGNDEIFVKLGSDKDALKKKENAERDERAKKSLSINEFLKPADGERYYGGRGRGRGRGDRGGFRTGYGGGYRAPPAAPAIQDQSQFPSLGGK, via the exons ATGGCGACCCTCAATCCCTTTGAAATCCTGGGCGCCGACGACAACGACGATCCCACGCAGCTGCTGgccgctgctgcggcagcgaagcagaaggccgaggcgaagaagcaggcggcggcggcggcggcggccacaggAAAGGGCGCGCAGCCAGCCCCCGCCAAGTTGCCAACCAAGCCTGCTCCCCCAGCCCAGGCCG TGAGGGAGTCTCGCAGTGGTGGTGCTCCCTCTCGTGGAGGATACGGACGTGGCGAACGCGGCCGTGGCAGAGGCGGGCGAGGGTATGGCCAGAACCGTGAGTATGGCAGCGAAGATGCTAATGGGTTTCAGGGAGGATAtggtgctggaggtggtgcCAGAGCTGGAGGTGAAGAAGGTGCCCAAGACAGAGGTCCTCGGCCACCCTACCGTgtaggcggaggaggccggcggggtGGGTACCGTGATGGTGAGTTTGGCGATGACTCTGAGAGGCCATACCGGAGGACCTATGAGCGCCATAGCGGTACCGGCCGTGGGTTTGAAATGAAGCGTGAGGGTGCAGGGCGTGGGAACTGGGGAACTACCACTGATGAAATTATCGCCCA GGAAACTGAGGAAGGCCTGAAGCTGGATGAGAAGGCCCCTGTTCCAGAGAAGCAGGGTGCACTGGAGGATGCTCCACAGGCAGAGGAGAACAAGGATAACAAGGACAcaaatgaggaagaagagaaggaagAGGATAAG GAGATGACCCTGGAGGAGTTTGAGAAAATAAGGGAGGAAAAGCGGAAGGCACTTCTTGCCCTAAAGACTGAAGAGAGGAAGGTTGAAGTTGATAAGGACCTGCAGTCTATGCAGCCGCTTTCCACTAAGAAAGGAAATGACGAAATTTTCGTAAAACTG GGTTCTGATAAGGATGCtctgaagaaaaaagaaaatgctgAACGCGATGAGCGTGCTAAGAAG TCTCTGAGCATCAATGAGTTCTTGAAACCTGCTGATGGAGAAAGGTACTATGGTGGCCGAGGTCGTGGTAGGGGTCGTGGTGACCGTGGTGGCTTCAGAACAGGATATGGTGGGGGTTACCGTGCTCCACCAGCTGCTCCTGCAATTCAAGATCAATCCCAATTCCCGTCACTTGGTGGGAAGTGA
- the LOC120664831 gene encoding uncharacterized protein LOC120664831, protein MGAGGRRARQNAMRSGVVVLGAVAFGYLSFRVGFKPYLDQAQEAMDSSHDPTAAASDDSGADLPGEGVADPAPSKDPAVVLRD, encoded by the coding sequence ATGGGCGCGGGCGGGCGCCGGGCGCGGCAGAACGCGATGCGGTCGGGGGTGGTGGTGCTCGGCGCCGTGGCCTTCGGCTACCTCTCCTTCCGCGTCGGCTTCAAGCCCTACCTCGACCAGGCGCAGGAGGCCATGGACTCCTCCCACGACCCAACCGCCGCCGCATCCGACGACTCCGGCGCCGACCTTCCCGGGGAAGGTGTGGCCGACCCCGCGCCGTCCAAGGACCCGGCCGTCGTGCTCCGCGACTGA
- the LOC120664832 gene encoding uncharacterized protein LOC120664832 yields the protein MQKSLGAKSTARRRPLRVLAVNKARPAPESLLRKPPPPATATAAAPAAKADTAIDRLRLARSDLAGIVSQIDELISDALRCQTVSQRGKQEIESFNGFLSDTNYSLKQWSSRLKQALETGLENTENVSKYTPLTCSDSVAKGDGKLICSSSYLPDTDPVASPCSYFTEADMIVSPSPLVSWRTGACMVDSGKQLFLLTPLPKTKACSSRCRTSKTQMETASSMDQLNLPSLPVWNLTISDDVQPDLEQGVKVKEARTGTIMTPHNSTANKCSLEDRLCSPCTFSIQKSMRALPRSCLKTALSSKQQLFSQIPEGSRKEDIGSNGPSQGDKHSESSDEVSKDLASRYDIYGLKQFTKSTYRRRGAEDALQWYLSPLKTCVLMVDPPDDKPLPTPARSNMKGKYDVPDEKPIQTPAVHSKALLGTPWKGLESTNLKGRQAGETTLKKELWTRFEAASTDELHFDKSFFQKMDGKRFLDKLEEAS from the exons ATGCAGAAGAGCCTTGGAGCCAagtcgacggcgcggcggcgcccgctccGCGTCCTCGCCGTCAACAAGGCGCGCCCGGCGCCGGAATCCCTCCTCCGCAAGCCGCCTcctcccgccaccgccaccgccgccgcaccagcCGCCAAGGCCGACACGGCGATcgaccgcctccgcctcgcccgctCCGACCTCGCCGGCATCGTCTCCCAg ATTGATGAACTGATTTCTGATGCCCTTCGATGCCAAACTGTGTCCCAAAGAGGGAAACAAGAGATAGAATCCTTCAATGGCTTCTTATCAGACACTAATTATTCCTTGAAG CAATGGTCTTCAAGACTGAAGCAGGCACTAGAAACTGGTCTGGAAAATACAGAAAATGTCTCAAAATACACTCCGTTAACTTGCTCAGATTCTGTTGCAAAAGGGGATGGCAAGTTGATCTGCAGCAGCAGCTACTTACCTGATACAGATCCAGTAGCATCACCTTGCAGCTACTTTACTGAGGCTGACATGATCGTCTCACCTTCACCACTTGTCTCATGGCGTACTGGGGCTTGTATGGTCGACAGCGGAAAGCAGTTATTTCTCTTGACACCATTGCCAAAAACAAAAGCATGCTCATCAAGGTGCCGAACATCAAAAACTCAAATGGAGACAGCTTCTAGCATGGACCAGTTAAATCTTCCCAGTTTACCTGTTTGGAACCTGACCATTTCTGATGATGTTCAACCTGATCTAGAGCAAGGCGTGAAGGTAAAGGAAGCGAGGACTGGAACCATTATGACACCTCATAATTCTACAGCAAACAAGTGCTCACTAGAAGATAGGCTCTGTTCGCCTTGCACTTTCTCGATTCAGAAGAGCATGAGAGCATTACCTAGATCATGCCTGAAGACAGCATTATCTAGTAAACAGCAGTTGTTCTCTCAAATACCGGAGGGCTCAAGGAAGGAAGACATTGGCAGCAATGGACCAAGCCAGGGTGACAAACATTCTGAATCATCGGATGAAGTCTCGAAGGATCTGGCATCAAGGTATGACATTTATGGGCTCAAGCAATTTACCAAAAGTACATAcagaagaagaggagccgaagaTGCTCTTCAGTGGTACCTGTCACCACTCAAGACCTGTGTGTTGATGGTGGATCCACCGGATGATAAGCCACTTCCAACTCCAGCAAGAAGTAACATGAAGGGAAAATATGATGTTCCAGATGAGAAGCCAATCCAAACCCCTGCTGTGCATAGCAAGGCCTTGCTTGGTACCCCCTGGAAAGGCTTGGAAAGCACGAACCTGAAGGGAAGGCAGGCTGGAGAAACTACTCTCAAGAAGGAACTGTGGACTCGATTCGAGGCGGCGTCGACAGATGAGCTGCACTTTGACAAGTCATTCTTCCAGAAGATGGATGGAAAGCGTTTCCTGGACAAGCTCGAAGAGGCTTCCTGA